The Cyprinus carpio isolate SPL01 chromosome A5, ASM1834038v1, whole genome shotgun sequence genome has a segment encoding these proteins:
- the rfc5 gene encoding replication factor C subunit 5 yields MGYFKKVEKYRPQTLDDLISHQDILSTIQKFISEDRLPHLLFYGPPGTGKTSTILACAKQLYKDKEFNSMVLELCLVGPILSFASTRTIFKKGFKLVILDEADAMTQDAQNALRRVIEKFTENTRFCLICNYLSKIIPALQSRCTRFRFGPLSQSQMIPRLEHVIQQESIDITPDGMKAIVTLSTGDMRRSLNILQSTHMAYGKVTEETVYTCTGHPLRSDIANILDWALNKDFTTAYNQILQLKTLKGLALHDILTEVHLLIHRVDFPPSIRMGLLIKLADIEYRLASGTNEKIQLSSMVAAFQAVRDIVVSDG; encoded by the exons ATgggttattttaaaaag GTTGAAAAGTACAGGCCGCAGACATTAGATGACCTCATCTCTCATCAAGACATCCTGAGCACAA TTCAGAAGTTCATCAGTGAAGACCGATTGCCTCATCTGCTCTTCTATGGACCTCCAGGAACAGGAAAGACCTCTACTATACTAGCATGTGCTAAACAGCTGTACAAAGATAAAGAGTTCAACTCCATGGTCCTGGAG TTGTGTTTGGTGGGGCCGATCCTCAGCTTTGCCAGCACACGAACCATCTTCAA GAAAGGCTTTAAGTTGGTGATCCTGGACGAGGCGGATGCTATGACCCAGGATGCACAGAATGCTTTAAGGAGAG tcattGAGAAGTTTACAGAGAACACACGTTTCTGTCTGATCTGTAACTACCTTTCAAAGATCATACCTGCGCTGCAGTCTCGATGCACACGCTTTCGTTTCGGCCCCCTGTCCCAGAGCCAGATGATTCCCAGACTAGAGCATGTGATACAGCAAGAGAG CATTGACATCACTCCAGATGGCATGAAGGCCATTGTGACCCTTTCAACAGGAGACATGAGGCgatcattaaacattttacag AGTACACATATGGCCTATGGGAAGGTGACAGAGGAGACAGTGTACACATGTACTGGACATCCGCTCAGATCAGACATCGCCAACATACTGGACTGGGCTCTCAATAAAGACTTCACCACTGCATATAACC AAATTCTGCAGCTCAAAACTCTAAAAGGTCTGGCACTTCATGACATTTTAACAGAAGTCCATCTTCTCATTCACCGTG TGGACTTCCCACCCTCCATCCGCATGGGCTTGCTTATAAAACTTGCAGATATTG AGTATCGTCTGGCCTCCGGAACCAATGAGAAGATCCAGCTGAGCTCAATGGTTGCAGCTTTCCAGGCTGTTAGAGACATTGTAGTCAGCGATGGATAG